The genomic interval ATATTAGTACACAGAAACAACAAGTTATTAACGCAGTTCAATTGCAAGAAAATACCCTTAAGTTTTATATGGGGATGCAAATTGATACTCAAATAAATATTCCAGAATTTGAGTTTGAAATTAAGCCAACTGTATTAACAAACGACCTAAATAAAACTAATAGAAGTGAATATTTATTACTTAAAAAACAGGAAGAATTATTAGGGTTACAAAAAAAATCAATAATTTCTGAATTTTACCCAACACTTTCCCTTTCTGCTAACTACAATTATATTGGGCAAGGCTCAGAATTACCATGGGGAGCAAATTCTGATGATGATGTTTATTGGTCAAATTTTTCTTCAATTGGATTAAATTTAAAAATCCCTATTTTTTCTGGATTTAGAACAAGAGCTAAAGTGAAGCAAGCAGATGTTCAATTAAGATCTATTAAAGAAGATGTTAAAAACACTCAATTATTACTTGATTTAGAATATAAGAATGCTACTACTCAAATTGAAAATAGTGTTATAACGCTTCAAAATCAGAAAGAAAATATGGCCTTAGCTGATGAAATTTTGAAAAATATTAATAATAACTATGTATTAGGCTTAGCATCGTTAACAGATTTATTAGATGCTGAAAATGCTTATACAACTGCACAAAATAATTATACTGCTGCAATTTTAGACTACAAATTAGCAGAAATTCAATTAATAAAATCAAAAGGAGAATTAAATACATTAATTAATTAAACAGATGAAAAAAACAATAATAACAGGAATAATAGTCATTGGAGCTTTAATTTTAATTGCTTTAGTACTAACAAAAAATAAAAAAGAAAATGAAGTCAAAATAGCTCTGGTTTCAGAACAAAATGCAGCTGTATCAGTTAAAGTTGATACAGTTAAAACTGATAATGTTCTATTAAACTTTAGTACCAACGGTAATTTTGAACCAATTCAGCAACTTACTTTTAGTGCTGAAAATTCTGGAAAAGTTATTCGTATTTTGGTGAAAGAAGGAGATAAAGTTAAAAAAGGCCAAACATTGGCAATTGTAAGAAGCGATATTATAGATTTAAATGCTCAAGCTACAGAAGCAACTTATCAAAATGCATTAAATGATTATGCTAGATTTCAAAGTGCATTTAAAACGGGAGGTGTAACCCAACAACAGCTAGATCAGGCCAAATTAAATATGGTAAATACAAAAGCAAATTATACGCATGCAAAAATAAATTTAGGTGATACTAAGATTAAATCACCCATAAATGGAATTATAAATAAAAAAATGATTGAAATTGGTTCTATACTAACTGCAGTGCCATCGACATCACTTTTTGAAATAGTGAATGTTTCTAAACTTAAATTAAAAGTTTCAGTGAACGAATCTCAGGTAGCGAATTTAAAAGTTGATGATATTATTAACGTAACTACATCTGTTTTTCCTGATAAAGTTTATGAAGGTAAAATTACTTTTATTGCTCCAAAATCAGATGGAAGTTTAAACTTTCCAGTAGAGATTCAAATTGAAAATAATATTCAAAGTCAGTTAAAAGCAGGAATGTATGGAACTGCTAACTTTAGTTCAAAACAACAAAAACAAGATATGATTGTTGTACCAAGAAATGCATTTGTAGGTAGTGTAAATAGCAATCAAATTTTTATAATAGAAAATGATATAGCCAAATTAGTAAATGTTACTTCAGGAAGAATTATAGGTAATCAAGTTGAAATTTTA from Polaribacter sejongensis carries:
- a CDS encoding efflux RND transporter periplasmic adaptor subunit produces the protein MKKTIITGIIVIGALILIALVLTKNKKENEVKIALVSEQNAAVSVKVDTVKTDNVLLNFSTNGNFEPIQQLTFSAENSGKVIRILVKEGDKVKKGQTLAIVRSDIIDLNAQATEATYQNALNDYARFQSAFKTGGVTQQQLDQAKLNMVNTKANYTHAKINLGDTKIKSPINGIINKKMIEIGSILTAVPSTSLFEIVNVSKLKLKVSVNESQVANLKVDDIINVTTSVFPDKVYEGKITFIAPKSDGSLNFPVEIQIENNIQSQLKAGMYGTANFSSKQQKQDMIVVPRNAFVGSVNSNQIFIIENDIAKLVNVTSGRIIGNQVEILKGLSVGQIIVTTGQINLEDGNTVEIIK
- a CDS encoding TolC family protein, coding for MNKIIIIFFLLFAIKIEAQEIKLLTLKDAIIYALDNKSEAKKSKLKVENSTYQIQEARSRALPQIFANGSLTYNPVLQTTVIDGDYFGQPGTMIEASFGQKWSTGAGIILTQNLFDQSIFIGLKAAKTTREFYQINDQLTKEQVIERVANNYYQVYVLRQRLILVENNLKTTTKVRDIVKGQFENGLAKKIDLDRMNVNISNISTQKQQVINAVQLQENTLKFYMGMQIDTQINIPEFEFEIKPTVLTNDLNKTNRSEYLLLKKQEELLGLQKKSIISEFYPTLSLSANYNYIGQGSELPWGANSDDDVYWSNFSSIGLNLKIPIFSGFRTRAKVKQADVQLRSIKEDVKNTQLLLDLEYKNATTQIENSVITLQNQKENMALADEILKNINNNYVLGLASLTDLLDAENAYTTAQNNYTAAILDYKLAEIQLIKSKGELNTLIN